The proteins below are encoded in one region of Paracoccus methylovorus:
- a CDS encoding bifunctional 2-C-methyl-D-erythritol 4-phosphate cytidylyltransferase/2-C-methyl-D-erythritol 2,4-cyclodiphosphate synthase, with protein sequence MTIPATYAAIITAAGRGTRAGDGPPKQWRGLAGQSVLERSIAAFAGFSRIVVTLAPEDMARGVAELSGPVVLVAGGATRSESVRAALESLQGSGVTHVLIHDGARPLVSRRVIQGVVAALRAGSPAAAPALPVTDALWRGEDGRVTGTANREGLFRAQTPQGFALEAILAAHRAHPEGAADDVELAIRAGLPVTVTAGDEDNLKLTWPGDFARAERILGDAMDIRLGNGFDVHAFTSGDHVWLCGVKIPHDKALLGHSDADVGMHALTDAIYGAMAQGDIGRHFPPSDPQWKGAESHIFLRHAAMLARQMGYEISNADVTLICERPKVGPHAGAMALRLSEIIGIEADRVSVKATTSERLGFTGREEGIAAIATATLIKG encoded by the coding sequence ATGACGATACCCGCAACATATGCCGCCATCATCACCGCCGCCGGCCGAGGCACCCGCGCGGGCGACGGCCCGCCCAAGCAATGGCGCGGCCTTGCCGGGCAAAGCGTGCTGGAACGCAGCATCGCCGCTTTCGCGGGCTTTTCGCGCATCGTGGTGACGCTGGCACCCGAGGACATGGCACGCGGGGTGGCCGAGCTTTCGGGGCCCGTGGTGCTGGTCGCGGGCGGCGCCACCCGCAGCGAAAGCGTACGCGCGGCACTGGAAAGCCTGCAGGGCAGCGGTGTAACCCATGTGCTGATCCACGACGGCGCGCGGCCGCTCGTCTCACGCCGGGTGATCCAGGGCGTGGTCGCAGCGCTAAGGGCCGGCAGCCCCGCCGCAGCACCTGCCCTGCCGGTAACGGATGCACTATGGCGCGGCGAAGATGGCCGCGTCACTGGCACCGCCAACCGCGAAGGGCTGTTTCGTGCCCAAACCCCGCAGGGTTTCGCGCTGGAGGCAATACTTGCCGCCCATCGCGCCCATCCCGAGGGTGCGGCGGACGATGTGGAACTCGCGATCCGCGCCGGCCTGCCCGTCACCGTGACGGCCGGCGACGAGGACAATCTGAAACTGACCTGGCCCGGGGATTTTGCCCGGGCTGAGCGTATCCTGGGGGACGCGATGGATATTCGTCTTGGCAATGGATTCGACGTGCATGCCTTTACCAGCGGCGATCACGTCTGGCTTTGCGGGGTGAAAATCCCCCATGACAAGGCGCTGCTGGGCCATTCCGATGCCGATGTCGGCATGCATGCACTGACCGACGCGATCTATGGCGCCATGGCGCAGGGCGATATCGGCCGGCATTTCCCGCCCTCGGACCCGCAATGGAAGGGTGCCGAAAGCCATATCTTCCTGCGTCATGCCGCGATGCTGGCCCGGCAGATGGGCTATGAGATCTCGAACGCCGACGTGACGCTGATCTGCGAACGGCCCAAGGTTGGCCCGCATGCCGGCGCCATGGCGCTGCGGCTGTCCGAGATCATCGGGATCGAGGCCGATCGGGTCAGCGTCAAGGCCACCACCTCGGAGCGGCTGGGCTTTACCGGGCGCGAGGAAGGCATCGCCGCCATCGCCACCGCCACATTGATCAAAGGCTGA
- a CDS encoding TIGR01459 family HAD-type hydrolase: MTQIIRSLDEIALNYDVLFCDLWGCLHNGVEAFPAAVAALQGFRAKGGRVVLLTNAPRPRKYVAGQLDHMGVPRDAWDAIVSSGDAAQDAMFAGAVGRRVWAIAQPKDEGFFADIPEEWRDAPPITRVTLDEAEGIVCCGLFDDLTEVPEDYRARLMLARQRELKLLCANPDVVVDMGEKRLYCAGALAELYEDLGGESLYFGKPHPPIYDLARRRLGLEDNARILAIGDGIATDISGAAGEGLDALFVTGGLGFDQFGHDVENPDPARLNEWLALRSQNPAYSIGRLR, translated from the coding sequence ATGACGCAGATCATCCGCTCGCTCGACGAGATCGCACTGAACTACGACGTCCTGTTCTGTGATCTGTGGGGTTGCCTGCATAATGGCGTGGAGGCTTTTCCGGCCGCCGTCGCCGCTTTGCAGGGCTTTCGTGCGAAAGGCGGGCGGGTGGTGCTGTTGACCAATGCCCCGCGGCCGCGAAAATACGTGGCCGGGCAGCTCGATCACATGGGGGTGCCGCGCGATGCGTGGGACGCCATTGTCAGCTCGGGCGATGCGGCGCAGGATGCGATGTTTGCAGGCGCCGTCGGGCGTCGCGTCTGGGCCATCGCCCAGCCCAAGGACGAAGGATTCTTTGCCGATATCCCCGAAGAATGGCGCGACGCCCCGCCGATTACCCGCGTGACCTTGGACGAAGCCGAGGGCATCGTCTGCTGCGGCCTTTTCGACGATCTGACCGAGGTTCCCGAGGATTACCGCGCCCGGCTGATGCTGGCCCGGCAGCGCGAGCTCAAGCTGCTTTGCGCCAACCCCGACGTGGTGGTCGATATGGGCGAAAAGCGGCTCTACTGCGCCGGCGCGCTGGCCGAGCTTTACGAGGATCTGGGCGGCGAATCGCTGTACTTCGGCAAGCCGCATCCGCCGATATATGATCTGGCGCGGCGCCGGCTGGGATTGGAGGACAACGCCCGCATCCTGGCCATCGGCGACGGCATCGCAACCGATATCTCGGGTGCGGCGGGCGAGGGGCTGGATGCGCTGTTCGTCACCGGGGGCCTTGGCTTTGACCAGTTCGGCCACGATGTCGAAAACCCCGATCCTGCGCGGTTGAATGAGTGGCTGGCGCTGCGCTCTCAGAACCCAGCCTATAGCATCGGCCGGCTGCGCTGA
- a CDS encoding phosphatidylglycerophosphatase A family protein — MDKLIATFFGIGRLRPAPGTWGSAAAVALGVLAYELIHPMLVPAGFVVATVLGFWAVPGVLRQSADKDPSWIVIDEVAGQWLAMSFTVIPLAQKGVSILAAWPGFVVPFLLFRLFDIWKPWLVGRADRRGGATGVMLDDLWAGLFAGIGSVILAGLYHTVLEPML, encoded by the coding sequence ATGGACAAGCTGATCGCGACCTTCTTCGGTATCGGCCGCCTGCGCCCCGCACCCGGCACCTGGGGCTCGGCCGCCGCCGTGGCGCTGGGGGTGCTGGCCTATGAGTTGATCCACCCCATGCTGGTGCCGGCGGGTTTCGTCGTGGCGACGGTTCTGGGCTTTTGGGCGGTGCCGGGGGTGCTGAGGCAAAGCGCCGACAAGGACCCGTCGTGGATCGTCATCGACGAGGTGGCCGGGCAATGGCTGGCCATGAGCTTTACCGTGATCCCGCTGGCGCAAAAAGGCGTCTCGATCCTTGCGGCATGGCCGGGATTCGTCGTGCCCTTCCTGCTCTTTCGGCTATTCGACATCTGGAAACCGTGGCTGGTGGGACGCGCGGACCGGCGCGGCGGCGCGACGGGGGTGATGCTGGACGACCTGTGGGCCGGCTTGTTTGCCGGTATCGGCTCGGTCATCCTGGCCGGGCTTTACCATACCGTGCTGGAGCCGATGCTGTGA
- a CDS encoding CinA family protein: protein MIATAESCTGGLIAGRLTDVPGSSDAVDRGFVTYSNAAKIEMLGIRPETLDAHGAVSEEIAAEMAKGALSRSQAGIAVAVTGIAGPGASEHKPEGRVCFGIADASGVRTETVDFGPRGRIEVRAATVEHALALLRAALI, encoded by the coding sequence ATGATCGCCACCGCCGAAAGCTGCACCGGCGGGCTGATCGCCGGGCGGCTGACCGATGTGCCGGGATCGTCGGACGCAGTCGACCGGGGCTTTGTCACCTATTCCAACGCCGCCAAAATCGAGATGTTGGGCATCCGCCCCGAAACGCTGGACGCACATGGAGCCGTCAGCGAGGAAATCGCCGCCGAAATGGCCAAGGGTGCGCTGTCGCGTTCGCAGGCGGGTATTGCGGTGGCCGTCACCGGCATCGCCGGACCGGGCGCGTCCGAGCACAAACCCGAAGGCCGGGTGTGTTTCGGCATCGCCGACGCCAGCGGCGTCAGGACCGAAACGGTGGATTTCGGTCCGCGCGGCCGCATCGAGGTACGCGCCGCCACCGTCGAACACGCGCTGGCCTTGCTGCGCGCGGCGCTGATTTAG
- the gorA gene encoding glutathione-disulfide reductase has protein sequence MKFDYDLFVIGGGSGGVRAARIAAGDYGARVGLAEESRMGGTCVIRGCVPKKLMIFASQAGAAAAESRGYGWQGAGEGRFDWQVFHDKLSRELDRLEGAYGSGLANAGVDVHMQRARLHDAHTVELADGQRLSAKHILIAVGGRPQRPDIPGKELGLISDDLFTLEKLPSRVLVVGGGFIACEFATILQGLGSDTVLAYRGDAVLRGFDGEMRRHTTEQLRTIGIDVRLGTNPARLEREGADIRVSFEDGSSELFDAVMFATGRAPYTKGLGLEDAGVKLGRKGEIVVDDWSQSSVPSIFAVGDVTDRVNLTPVAIREGHSFADTVFGAKPRKVDHGLVASAVYTRPHELATIGLTEEEAEACGPADIYVASFRPMRSLFAGSDARAAMKLIVDAETDKVLGCHIFGPEAGEMIQMVAIPMGMGATKADFDAAIAVHPTLAEELVTMRKPTRRVGAAKVDKPVASA, from the coding sequence ATGAAATTCGATTACGACCTTTTCGTCATCGGCGGCGGTTCGGGCGGGGTGCGCGCGGCGCGGATCGCGGCCGGCGACTACGGCGCTCGCGTCGGGCTGGCCGAGGAAAGCCGCATGGGCGGCACCTGCGTCATCCGCGGCTGCGTGCCCAAGAAGCTGATGATCTTTGCCTCGCAGGCCGGTGCGGCCGCCGCAGAATCGCGCGGCTATGGCTGGCAGGGCGCCGGCGAGGGGCGTTTCGACTGGCAGGTGTTCCACGACAAGCTTTCGCGCGAACTGGACCGGCTTGAGGGGGCCTATGGTTCGGGGCTGGCAAACGCCGGGGTCGATGTTCACATGCAGCGCGCCCGGCTGCACGATGCGCATACGGTCGAACTGGCGGACGGCCAGCGGCTCAGCGCCAAGCATATCCTGATCGCCGTCGGTGGCCGGCCGCAGCGGCCTGACATTCCCGGCAAGGAACTGGGGCTGATCTCGGACGATCTGTTCACGCTCGAGAAATTGCCCAGCCGGGTTCTGGTGGTGGGCGGCGGCTTCATCGCCTGCGAATTCGCTACCATCCTGCAGGGGCTGGGCAGCGACACGGTGCTGGCCTATCGCGGCGACGCAGTCCTGCGCGGCTTTGACGGCGAGATGCGCCGCCACACTACCGAGCAGTTGCGCACCATCGGCATCGACGTGCGGCTTGGCACCAACCCGGCGCGGCTGGAGCGCGAGGGCGCGGATATCCGCGTCAGCTTCGAGGATGGCAGCAGCGAGCTGTTCGATGCGGTGATGTTCGCCACCGGTCGCGCGCCCTACACCAAGGGGCTGGGACTTGAGGACGCAGGCGTCAAGCTGGGCCGCAAGGGCGAGATCGTGGTGGACGATTGGTCGCAAAGCTCGGTGCCCTCGATCTTTGCGGTGGGCGATGTGACCGACCGTGTGAACCTGACCCCGGTCGCGATCCGCGAGGGACACAGTTTTGCCGACACGGTGTTCGGCGCCAAGCCTCGCAAGGTCGATCACGGCCTTGTGGCCAGCGCCGTCTATACCCGCCCGCATGAGCTGGCGACCATCGGCCTGACCGAGGAAGAGGCCGAAGCCTGCGGTCCTGCCGACATCTATGTCGCCAGTTTCCGTCCCATGCGCTCGTTGTTTGCCGGTTCGGACGCGCGGGCGGCGATGAAGCTGATCGTGGACGCGGAAACCGATAAGGTGCTGGGCTGCCACATCTTTGGACCCGAGGCGGGCGAGATGATCCAGATGGTCGCAATCCCCATGGGCATGGGCGCGACCAAAGCCGATTTCGACGCGGCCATCGCCGTGCATCCGACCCTGGCCGAAGAGCTTGTGACCATGCGCAAGCCCACCCGCCGGGTGGGTGCGGCAAAAGTTGACAAACCCGTCGCATCGGCTTGA
- a CDS encoding YcgN family cysteine cluster protein: MRARFWELPLARLDKDEWEALCDGCGKCCLNKIEYEDTGELAFTRVACRLLDGETCQCSSYANRHEFVPDCVVLTPKKLKEIAWWLPSTCAYRLRAEGKPLYDWHYLISGDRESIHRAGASVRGWTVNELTVTEDDWDEYIIEDLS; the protein is encoded by the coding sequence ATGCGTGCGCGGTTCTGGGAACTGCCGCTGGCACGTCTCGACAAGGACGAGTGGGAGGCGCTTTGCGACGGTTGCGGCAAGTGCTGCCTGAACAAGATCGAATATGAGGACACGGGCGAACTGGCCTTTACCCGGGTCGCCTGCCGGCTTTTGGATGGCGAGACCTGCCAATGCTCCAGCTATGCCAATCGCCATGAATTCGTGCCCGATTGTGTGGTCCTGACGCCCAAGAAGCTGAAAGAGATTGCCTGGTGGCTGCCCTCGACCTGCGCCTATCGGTTGCGGGCCGAGGGCAAGCCGCTTTACGACTGGCATTATCTGATTTCTGGGGATCGCGAATCGATCCATCGTGCCGGCGCCTCGGTGCGCGGCTGGACGGTGAACGAACTGACCGTAACCGAGGACGATTGGGACGAGTATATCATCGAGGATCTTTCATGA
- the rpiA gene encoding ribose-5-phosphate isomerase RpiA yields the protein MTDPAIADLSKDAAARAAVALVEPGMRLGLGTGSTAAVFVRRLAQRVQEEGFDLRCAATSKATAGLAASLGLRVEELDDIGWLDLTIDGADEVDPDLNLIKGGGAAHLREKIVATASDRMVVIADQGKVVNRLGQFHLPVEVIPFGWQATRKLIQRALDRLDLTQRPILLRKRDESPLCTDEGNLVLDLALEAIPDAEALAVELSSIAGVVEHGLFLNICQLAIIGCPDGSVVELRREDMA from the coding sequence ATGACCGATCCCGCCATTGCCGATCTTTCCAAGGATGCCGCCGCCCGCGCCGCGGTGGCGCTGGTCGAGCCGGGGATGCGGCTGGGGCTGGGGACCGGCTCGACCGCAGCGGTTTTCGTGCGCCGCCTTGCGCAGCGCGTGCAGGAAGAGGGCTTTGACCTGCGCTGCGCCGCGACATCGAAGGCGACGGCCGGGCTTGCGGCCTCGCTTGGGTTGAGGGTCGAGGAACTGGACGATATCGGCTGGCTGGACCTGACCATCGACGGCGCGGATGAGGTGGACCCGGACCTGAACCTGATCAAGGGCGGCGGCGCCGCGCATCTGCGCGAAAAGATTGTGGCCACCGCCTCGGACCGCATGGTGGTCATCGCCGATCAGGGCAAGGTCGTGAATCGTCTGGGCCAGTTCCATCTGCCGGTCGAGGTGATTCCCTTTGGCTGGCAAGCCACGCGCAAGCTGATCCAGCGCGCGCTGGACCGGCTGGACCTGACCCAGCGCCCGATTTTGTTGCGCAAGCGCGACGAGAGCCCGCTTTGCACCGACGAAGGCAATCTGGTGCTGGATCTTGCGCTGGAGGCTATCCCAGATGCCGAGGCGCTGGCGGTCGAACTGTCCTCCATTGCCGGGGTGGTTGAACACGGGCTGTTCCTGAATATCTGCCAACTGGCGATCATCGGCTGCCCGGACGGTTCGGTGGTGGAACTGCGGCGCGAGGACATGGCATGA
- a CDS encoding bifunctional riboflavin kinase/FAD synthetase, with protein sequence MRIHHDWKALPLDARGATVAMGNFDGVHLGHRSVIDTARAACKAPLGVITFEPHPREFFAPDAPPFRLMNVESRANRLARLGVDHLYELPFDAVLAGLSPEAFTREVLVDGLGVRHITVGADFCFGRQRSGDAQTLAQLGRDQGFGVTVAPLIGDGGVQYSSTEIRKALAEGRPRDAERMLGHWHRVDGEVLHGDKRGRDLGYPTANMAVDGLHLPALGIYAVLVDVLTGADRGSYKGVASLGVRPMFGVNHPNLEVHIFDFAADLYGQHLSVALVEYLRPEAKFDSLDTLVSQMDRDSARAREILATR encoded by the coding sequence TTGCGCATCCATCACGACTGGAAAGCCTTGCCGCTCGACGCCCGCGGGGCAACCGTCGCCATGGGCAATTTCGATGGCGTGCATCTTGGCCATCGCTCGGTGATCGACACGGCGCGCGCCGCTTGCAAAGCACCGTTGGGGGTTATCACCTTTGAGCCGCATCCGCGCGAATTCTTTGCCCCGGATGCGCCCCCCTTCCGGCTGATGAATGTGGAGTCGCGTGCGAACAGGCTGGCGCGGCTGGGCGTGGACCACCTTTACGAACTTCCCTTTGATGCGGTGCTGGCCGGGCTTTCGCCCGAGGCGTTCACGCGTGAGGTTCTGGTGGATGGGTTGGGCGTGCGCCATATCACCGTCGGTGCCGACTTCTGCTTTGGCCGCCAGCGTTCGGGTGATGCGCAGACGCTGGCGCAATTGGGTCGTGACCAGGGCTTCGGCGTCACCGTCGCCCCGCTGATCGGCGACGGCGGGGTGCAGTACAGCTCGACCGAGATTCGCAAGGCTTTGGCCGAGGGTCGTCCCCGCGATGCCGAGCGTATGCTGGGCCATTGGCACCGTGTCGACGGCGAGGTGCTGCATGGCGACAAGCGCGGCCGCGACCTGGGCTATCCCACCGCGAATATGGCTGTCGACGGGCTGCATCTGCCTGCGCTTGGTATCTATGCCGTGCTGGTCGATGTGCTGACGGGGGCGGATCGTGGCAGTTACAAGGGCGTGGCCAGTCTTGGCGTGCGGCCGATGTTCGGCGTGAACCATCCCAATCTGGAAGTGCACATCTTTGATTTCGCGGCCGATCTATACGGACAGCACCTTTCGGTGGCCCTTGTCGAATATCTGCGGCCCGAGGCGAAGTTCGACAGTCTTGACACGCTCGTCTCGCAGATGGATCGCGACAGCGCCCGTGCGCGCGAGATTCTGGCGACCCGCTGA
- the hflK gene encoding FtsH protease activity modulator HflK, translating into MAGQGPWGGGGDDGKGGKQPPQGGGQPPWGSPGGDEDDRPQGPRRGDQIPEIEELVRKGQDRLRVLMGGKGPGGGNRGNGPRGPQGPQFSMGRGTWGLVALAAVAVWAFTSFYTVKPEERAVELLFGKPVGTGEPGLNFAPWPVVTAEVVQVSGERTTEIGTGRAGPMDSGLMLTRDQNIVDMAYQVVWNISDPEKFLFNLADPDDTIRAVSESAMRDIVARSELAPILNRDRGAIAEDLKLAVQNTLNAYEAGINVLRVNLDRADPPREVIDSFREVQAAQQERDRLEKEADAYANRVLANARGEAAAVIERAEGYRAEAVNTAEGEAARFNSVYDEYVKAPEVTRHRMYLETMEKVLGGANKVILDSDEGGQGVVPYLPLDQLRSGLLGTGNSNTSEGNQ; encoded by the coding sequence ATGGCAGGACAAGGCCCTTGGGGCGGCGGCGGAGACGATGGCAAAGGCGGCAAGCAGCCGCCGCAGGGGGGTGGTCAGCCTCCTTGGGGCAGCCCCGGGGGGGACGAGGACGATCGGCCGCAGGGTCCGCGCCGCGGTGACCAGATCCCCGAGATCGAGGAACTGGTGCGCAAGGGACAGGATCGTCTGCGCGTGCTGATGGGCGGCAAGGGACCGGGCGGCGGCAATCGCGGCAATGGTCCGCGCGGACCGCAGGGTCCGCAGTTCTCGATGGGCCGCGGCACCTGGGGGCTGGTGGCGCTGGCTGCGGTGGCAGTCTGGGCCTTTACCTCGTTCTATACCGTCAAACCCGAAGAACGCGCCGTTGAATTGCTGTTCGGCAAGCCGGTAGGCACGGGCGAGCCGGGCCTGAACTTTGCACCGTGGCCTGTCGTTACCGCCGAAGTCGTGCAGGTTTCGGGCGAGCGTACCACCGAAATCGGCACCGGCCGTGCCGGACCGATGGATTCGGGATTGATGCTGACCCGCGACCAGAACATCGTAGACATGGCCTATCAGGTGGTGTGGAATATCTCGGACCCCGAGAAATTCCTGTTCAACCTGGCTGATCCCGACGACACGATCCGTGCGGTTTCGGAATCGGCGATGCGCGACATCGTGGCCCGTTCCGAGCTTGCGCCGATCCTGAACCGTGACCGGGGCGCCATCGCCGAGGATCTGAAGCTGGCGGTGCAGAACACGCTGAACGCCTATGAAGCGGGGATCAACGTCCTGCGGGTCAACCTTGACCGCGCCGATCCCCCGCGCGAAGTGATCGACAGCTTCCGCGAGGTGCAGGCGGCCCAGCAGGAACGCGACCGGCTGGAAAAAGAGGCCGACGCCTATGCCAACCGCGTGCTGGCCAACGCCCGGGGTGAGGCGGCCGCGGTGATCGAACGCGCCGAAGGCTATCGCGCCGAAGCCGTGAACACCGCCGAGGGTGAGGCCGCGCGCTTCAACTCGGTCTATGACGAATATGTCAAGGCGCCCGAGGTGACACGTCACCGGATGTATCTGGAGACGATGGAAAAAGTTCTGGGCGGAGCCAACAAGGTCATTCTGGACAGTGACGAGGGCGGTCAGGGCGTGGTGCCTTATCTGCCGCTGGATCAGTTGCGCAGCGGGCTTCTGGGCACCGGCAACTCCAATACCAGCGAAGGGAACCAGTGA
- a CDS encoding manganese-dependent inorganic pyrophosphatase has product MIKVFGHKAPDTDSTGSPIIWAWYLSEVRKTPAKAVLQGEPNTEAGWMLAKWGIDKPEIISDVAAGDQCVVVDTNNPAELPASLGEADVIEIIDHHLLAGGIKTRLPINITIRPLACTATIMHDLIGNDDLARAPRAVKGAMLTCILSDTLEFRSPTTTPHDRFVAEKLAKDLGVSIPDYAAEMFAAKSDVSSFSDEALLRMDSKEYELAGRQLRVSVLETTAPQVLLDRKDALMAAMPAVAAADGAEEVLLFIVDILNEEATLLVPNDFVRQVAEKSFGANVAGDTVVLPGIMSRKKQIIPALAV; this is encoded by the coding sequence ATGATCAAGGTTTTCGGCCACAAGGCACCCGACACCGATTCGACCGGCTCGCCCATCATCTGGGCCTGGTATCTTTCCGAAGTGCGCAAGACCCCGGCCAAAGCCGTCCTGCAGGGCGAGCCGAATACCGAGGCCGGCTGGATGCTGGCGAAATGGGGCATCGACAAGCCCGAAATCATCTCGGACGTGGCTGCGGGTGACCAATGCGTGGTGGTGGACACCAATAACCCGGCCGAATTGCCCGCCTCGTTGGGCGAGGCCGATGTGATCGAGATCATCGACCACCACCTGTTGGCCGGCGGTATCAAGACACGCCTGCCGATCAACATCACCATTCGCCCGCTGGCCTGCACCGCGACGATCATGCACGACCTGATCGGCAACGACGATCTGGCCCGTGCGCCCCGTGCCGTCAAAGGCGCGATGCTGACCTGCATCCTGTCGGACACGCTGGAATTCCGCAGCCCGACCACCACGCCGCACGACCGTTTCGTCGCCGAAAAGCTTGCCAAGGATCTGGGCGTCTCGATCCCCGACTATGCGGCCGAGATGTTCGCGGCCAAGTCGGACGTGTCGTCATTCTCTGACGAGGCGCTTTTGCGCATGGACAGCAAGGAATACGAACTGGCCGGCAGGCAGTTGCGGGTTTCGGTGCTGGAGACGACCGCGCCTCAGGTGCTGCTGGATCGCAAGGACGCGCTTATGGCCGCGATGCCCGCCGTTGCCGCTGCCGATGGCGCCGAAGAGGTCCTGCTGTTCATCGTCGATATCCTGAACGAAGAAGCCACCCTTCTGGTGCCCAACGATTTCGTCAGGCAGGTCGCCGAGAAAAGCTTTGGTGCCAATGTCGCTGGCGACACCGTGGTTCTGCCCGGCATCATGTCGCGCAAAAAGCAGATCATCCCGGCTTTGGCCGTCTGA
- a CDS encoding MaoC family dehydratase: protein MLDNLPRGTIVIEDLEVGMMRYLQKVVTDEDIQMFAQVSTDRNPVHLDDAYAQDTIFEGRIAHGMLTAGLISAVIGEQLPGHGTVYLGQTLKFMAPVRPGDMVRAEVAVETIDHAKRRVTLATRCLVGDTVVLKGEAVVLAPSRKFD from the coding sequence ATGCTGGACAACCTTCCGCGCGGCACGATCGTCATCGAGGATCTGGAGGTCGGGATGATGCGCTACCTGCAGAAGGTAGTGACCGACGAGGATATCCAGATGTTCGCCCAGGTCTCGACCGACCGTAACCCGGTGCATCTGGACGATGCTTATGCGCAGGACACGATTTTCGAAGGTCGTATCGCCCATGGCATGCTGACCGCCGGGCTGATCTCGGCCGTGATCGGAGAGCAGCTTCCCGGCCATGGCACGGTCTATCTGGGCCAGACGTTGAAATTCATGGCCCCCGTGCGGCCCGGCGACATGGTGCGCGCCGAGGTTGCGGTCGAGACGATCGACCATGCAAAGCGCCGTGTGACCCTTGCAACCCGCTGCCTCGTCGGCGATACGGTCGTCCTGAAAGGCGAGGCGGTCGTTCTGGCGCCAAGCCGTAAATTCGACTGA
- a CDS encoding threonine aldolase family protein produces the protein MNFASDNAGGVHPRIMAAIAAANEGPVPSYGGDSITRVAQDRLRELFDAPEAAVHFVVSGTAANALSLALLSPGWGKVFCHTDAHVQTSETGAPEFFTAGAKLVPVPGAAGKITPEALAEVLEVNGRDSVHAGQNAALTLTNATEWGTVYSPDEVEALSAIARAEGLGVHMDGARFANALAGLDVAPADLTWRAGVDILSLGGTKNGCMAVEAVLIFDPAKSEEFAFRRKRAGALVSKHRYLSAQILAWLDGDLWLQLARHANAMAHELGLGLARLPGVRIDQRVDSNAVFATIPAELHRRACEAGISYHLWPHTQTGDGEEPVSIRLVCGWDTRLDEVNAALQALA, from the coding sequence ATGAATTTTGCCTCGGACAATGCGGGCGGCGTGCATCCGCGCATCATGGCCGCGATTGCGGCGGCGAACGAAGGCCCTGTTCCCTCTTACGGCGGCGACAGCATCACTCGTGTCGCGCAGGATCGGCTGCGCGAGCTGTTCGACGCGCCCGAGGCGGCGGTGCATTTCGTGGTCTCGGGCACTGCGGCGAATGCGCTGTCTCTGGCGCTTTTGTCGCCCGGCTGGGGCAAGGTCTTTTGCCATACCGATGCCCATGTGCAGACCAGCGAGACCGGGGCCCCGGAATTCTTCACCGCCGGCGCCAAGCTGGTTCCGGTTCCCGGTGCGGCTGGCAAGATCACACCCGAGGCACTGGCCGAGGTGCTTGAGGTCAACGGCCGCGATTCGGTGCATGCCGGCCAGAACGCCGCCCTGACCCTGACCAATGCGACCGAATGGGGCACGGTCTACAGCCCGGACGAGGTAGAGGCGCTTTCCGCCATCGCCCGTGCCGAAGGGCTGGGGGTGCATATGGACGGCGCGCGCTTTGCCAATGCGCTGGCGGGTCTGGACGTGGCGCCTGCCGATCTGACATGGCGCGCCGGGGTCGATATCCTGTCGCTGGGCGGCACCAAGAACGGCTGCATGGCGGTCGAGGCGGTGCTGATCTTCGATCCCGCGAAATCCGAGGAATTCGCATTCCGCCGCAAGCGGGCCGGCGCACTGGTTTCAAAGCATCGCTATCTGTCGGCGCAGATACTGGCATGGCTGGATGGCGATCTTTGGCTGCAACTGGCGCGTCACGCCAATGCCATGGCGCATGAGTTGGGGCTGGGGCTGGCGCGGTTGCCGGGCGTGCGGATCGACCAACGCGTCGACTCGAACGCGGTCTTTGCCACCATCCCGGCCGAGTTGCACCGCCGCGCCTGCGAGGCGGGGATCAGCTATCATCTTTGGCCGCATACCCAGACCGGGGACGGAGAAGAGCCGGTTTCCATCCGGCTGGTCTGCGGCTGGGACACGCGGCTGGACGAGGTGAACGCCGCCTTGCAGGCGCTGGCCTAA